The genomic segment AGGACAGCGTGGCGCGGGAAAGCTCAGGACCGCTGGCACTCGATGGCTTGCTCGACGGTGTCGTGCAGGGAGAAGACGTCACCGAGGCCGATGAGGTGGAAGACGCGGGTCAGTTCGCGGCTGAGCCCGGCGAGGCACAGGCGGCCCTCGGCGGCTTCGGCCTTCCTCAGTGCGGTGACGAGCACGGTGACGCCGGTGGAATCGCAGTACTCGAGGCGGCTCAGGTCGAGCACGTAACCGTCGCCGGGGCTCAGCGACACCGAGTCCAGTGCCTCGCGCAGCAAAGGGGCGGTGTGGTGGTCGAGTTCCCCGATGACCCGCAGCACGGCAGGACCCGTCGAGGGCGGGTCGAACTCGAGGCCGAGGTTGTGGTCGTTCACCAGGTCTCCTGTGCGGTGGGCTTGGTCCGAATCTAGCCGACGCGCCACGCCGCGTCGCATCTTCTGCGTGCCCCCACTGGCTGACTTATGCTTCGGCACGGACGAGGGGATGCCAGTGACACGTTCTGGTGAGGCCGCACCGGCCGGGTCCGGGGCCGACCTGTTCGCCGTCGACGACGAGGTCGGGCGCGACCT from the Amycolatopsis magusensis genome contains:
- a CDS encoding STAS domain-containing protein, which codes for MNDHNLGLEFDPPSTGPAVLRVIGELDHHTAPLLREALDSVSLSPGDGYVLDLSRLEYCDSTGVTVLVTALRKAEAAEGRLCLAGLSRELTRVFHLIGLGDVFSLHDTVEQAIECQRS